In a single window of the Streptomyces sp. CGMCC 4.7035 genome:
- a CDS encoding GbsR/MarR family transcriptional regulator, producing the protein MPQDAQLIFADHVGRFYARHYGFPPMAGRLLGYLLVCDPAQQTIDELSDALLASRSAITGAVKLLETFDLARRTRSAGERMDRVSLNPTGRQPQNFDATLHLEHAALFREGLDLLADAAPTRRAPLEEMVALAEFLAERLPALRNEWHTYREELRASGKLPHTDP; encoded by the coding sequence GTGCCGCAGGACGCCCAGCTGATCTTCGCCGACCACGTCGGCCGCTTCTACGCCCGCCATTACGGCTTCCCGCCCATGGCCGGACGCCTCCTCGGATATCTCCTCGTCTGCGATCCAGCCCAACAGACGATCGACGAACTGAGCGACGCACTCCTGGCGAGCCGAAGCGCCATCACGGGCGCGGTCAAACTGCTGGAGACATTCGACCTGGCACGACGCACCAGGTCGGCCGGCGAGCGGATGGACCGGGTGAGCCTGAATCCGACCGGCCGACAGCCGCAGAACTTCGACGCCACCCTCCACCTGGAGCACGCAGCACTGTTCCGCGAGGGCCTGGACCTGCTCGCCGACGCGGCACCGACGCGCCGGGCTCCGCTCGAAGAGATGGTCGCGCTGGCGGAGTTCCTCGCCGAGCGTCTGCCCGCGCTACGGAACGAGTGGCACACATACCGCGAGGAGCTGCGCGCTTCCGGAAAGCTGCCCCATACCGACCCATAA
- a CDS encoding APC family permease, whose translation MATKEHPPPSRLRAWMLEGLSDMGRSGGHTGPHAQPEPPHKGQRWWRVMCLTGVDYFSTLGYQPGIAALAAGLLSPIATVVLVIVTLAGALPVYRRVAEESPHGEGSIAMLERLLSFWKGKLFVLTLLGFAATDFLITITLSAADASTHLVENPHLTDFLHGKQMVITLILVALLGAVFLKGFLEAIGVAVALVGVYLALNVVVVCVGFWHVVTAGHVVTDWTSALTAEHGNIFVMIGVSLIVFPKLALGLSGFETGVAVMPHVEGDPGDTEEQPTGRIRDTRKLLTTAALIMSAFLITTSFITTVLIPEKEFKSGGQANGRALAYLAHQYLGGAFGTVYDISTIAILWFAGASAMAGLLNLMPRYLPRYGMAPHWARAVRPMVIVFTLVAFLVTWIFDADVDAQGGAYATGVLVLITSAAIAVTIAAHKAGQRNWTIAFAVISAVFVYTTVVNVIERPDGVKIGACFIAGIILVSLLSRLARAFELRVTHVELDDMAERFVRDIASRKIRFIANEPDRRDKAEYREKIEQIRNDNDLPEQEDFVFVEVTVTDPSEFEAGLTVRGEVLHNRYRVLTVESASIPNALAALLLHVRDSTGCIPHIYFEWTEGTPFANFLRFFLFGQGEVAPVTREVLREAEPDRARRPRVHTG comes from the coding sequence ATGGCCACGAAGGAACACCCTCCTCCCAGTCGTCTGCGCGCCTGGATGCTGGAGGGGCTGTCCGACATGGGCAGGAGCGGTGGCCACACGGGACCCCACGCTCAGCCGGAGCCCCCGCACAAGGGACAGCGCTGGTGGCGGGTGATGTGCCTGACCGGCGTCGACTACTTCTCCACCCTCGGCTACCAGCCGGGCATCGCCGCCCTGGCGGCCGGCCTGCTGTCGCCGATCGCGACCGTCGTCCTGGTGATCGTGACCCTGGCGGGCGCCCTGCCGGTGTACCGGCGAGTGGCCGAGGAGAGCCCGCACGGCGAAGGCTCCATCGCCATGCTGGAGCGCCTGCTCTCCTTCTGGAAGGGCAAACTCTTCGTCCTCACCCTGCTCGGCTTCGCCGCCACCGACTTCCTGATCACCATCACCCTGTCGGCCGCCGACGCCTCGACCCACCTGGTCGAGAACCCGCACCTGACCGACTTCCTGCACGGCAAGCAGATGGTGATCACCCTCATCCTGGTCGCCCTGCTCGGTGCGGTCTTCCTCAAGGGCTTCCTGGAGGCAATCGGCGTCGCCGTCGCCCTGGTCGGGGTCTACCTCGCCCTGAACGTCGTCGTGGTGTGCGTCGGCTTCTGGCACGTCGTCACCGCCGGCCACGTGGTCACCGACTGGACCAGCGCCCTGACCGCGGAACACGGCAACATCTTCGTCATGATCGGCGTCTCGCTGATCGTCTTCCCCAAGCTCGCACTCGGCCTGTCGGGCTTCGAGACCGGCGTCGCCGTCATGCCGCACGTGGAAGGCGACCCTGGCGACACAGAGGAGCAGCCGACCGGCCGGATCCGGGACACCAGGAAGCTGCTCACCACGGCCGCGCTCATCATGAGCGCCTTCCTGATCACGACCAGCTTCATCACAACGGTGCTGATCCCGGAGAAGGAGTTCAAGTCCGGCGGCCAAGCCAACGGACGCGCCCTCGCCTACCTGGCCCACCAGTACCTGGGCGGCGCCTTCGGCACGGTCTACGACATCTCCACCATCGCCATCCTCTGGTTCGCCGGCGCCTCCGCGATGGCCGGCCTGCTCAACCTGATGCCGCGCTACCTGCCCCGCTACGGCATGGCCCCCCACTGGGCCCGCGCCGTCCGCCCGATGGTCATCGTCTTCACCCTGGTCGCCTTCCTGGTCACCTGGATCTTCGACGCCGACGTCGACGCCCAGGGCGGCGCCTATGCCACCGGCGTGCTGGTGCTGATCACCTCCGCCGCCATCGCCGTGACCATCGCCGCCCACAAGGCCGGTCAGCGCAACTGGACCATTGCCTTCGCCGTCATCTCGGCGGTGTTCGTCTACACGACGGTCGTGAACGTCATCGAGCGCCCGGACGGCGTGAAGATCGGCGCCTGCTTCATCGCCGGCATCATCCTGGTCTCCCTGCTGTCCCGGCTGGCCCGCGCCTTCGAACTGCGCGTCACGCACGTCGAGCTCGACGACATGGCAGAACGGTTCGTCCGAGACATTGCGAGCCGGAAGATCCGGTTCATCGCGAACGAGCCCGACCGGCGGGACAAGGCCGAGTACCGCGAGAAGATCGAGCAGATCCGCAACGACAACGACCTGCCCGAGCAGGAAGACTTCGTCTTCGTCGAGGTCACGGTCACCGACCCCTCCGAGTTCGAGGCGGGTCTCACGGTGCGCGGAGAGGTCCTGCACAACCGCTACCGCGTCCTGACCGTGGAGTCCGCCTCCATCCCCAACGCCCTGGCCGCACTCCTGCTCCACGTCCGCGACTCAACAGGCTGCATTCCGCACATCTACTTCGAATGGACCGAAGGCACCCCCTTCGCGAACTTCCTGCGCTTCTTCCTCTTCGGCCAGGGCGAGGTCGCCCCGGTCACCCGGGAGGTCCTGCGCGAAGCAGAGCCCGACCGCGCCCGCAGACCGCGGGTGCACACCGGCTGA
- a CDS encoding DUF1707 SHOCT-like domain-containing protein: MSNDLPDLRASHQDRDRVVDVLRVAAGDGRLDAEELDMRLESALSARTLAELAELTADLPNVRSAQGKDVLVVDQHGGKYVREGRWQVPSRIQLRTRECRITFDFTHALVTSAVLRIETDMVHGKLFFVGAKDIVFDTDGLNRTYSKLKFRSKNTAADPRLRVELVGTLLHAKVIERRS; the protein is encoded by the coding sequence ATGTCGAACGACCTGCCCGACCTTCGGGCCTCGCACCAGGATCGCGACCGCGTCGTGGATGTACTGCGGGTCGCAGCCGGTGACGGCCGACTCGACGCCGAGGAACTCGACATGCGGCTGGAGAGCGCGCTTTCCGCTCGCACACTCGCCGAGTTGGCCGAGCTCACCGCCGACCTGCCGAACGTGCGCTCAGCACAGGGCAAGGACGTGCTCGTGGTCGACCAGCACGGCGGCAAGTACGTACGGGAGGGGCGCTGGCAGGTACCCTCGCGCATCCAACTGCGCACCCGAGAGTGCCGTATCACCTTCGACTTCACCCACGCTCTGGTCACTTCGGCCGTCCTGCGCATCGAGACGGACATGGTGCACGGCAAGCTGTTCTTCGTCGGCGCGAAGGACATCGTGTTCGACACCGACGGACTCAACCGCACCTACTCCAAGCTCAAGTTCCGCTCCAAGAACACCGCCGCCGATCCCCGTCTGCGCGTCGAACTCGTTGGCACACTCCTGCACGCCAAAGTCATCGAGCGGCGGTCGTAG
- a CDS encoding SDR family NAD(P)-dependent oxidoreductase, whose protein sequence is MSDSTFTARTVLVTGATAGIGYETARQLAERGATVLLHGRTAEEARAAADSLIATADVDGNQLCTYAADFARLNEVETFARKVTTEHPHLDALVNNAGMAAPERHTVTADGNEIAFQVNFLAHYLLTCLLESALTSDPGGRVVNVSSALHRTGSIQWSDPNRARRYSRLAAYAQSQLALTVFAADPRITAVSVHPGVCDTALLPLYAHEGISPAEGAANVVRLCDPTIEIVNGAYYDRDTRVEPAPAATEDRTVKRLNKLADLLVGHSA, encoded by the coding sequence ATGTCCGACTCCACCTTCACCGCCCGCACCGTCCTGGTCACCGGCGCCACCGCAGGCATCGGCTACGAAACCGCCCGGCAGCTCGCCGAGCGCGGCGCCACCGTGCTGCTGCACGGCCGTACCGCCGAGGAGGCCCGCGCCGCCGCCGACAGTCTCATCGCCACCGCCGACGTCGACGGCAACCAACTGTGCACGTATGCCGCCGACTTCGCCCGCCTGAACGAGGTCGAGACCTTCGCCCGCAAGGTGACCACCGAGCACCCGCACCTCGATGCCCTCGTCAACAACGCCGGCATGGCCGCCCCCGAGCGGCACACCGTCACCGCCGACGGCAACGAGATCGCCTTCCAGGTCAACTTCCTCGCCCACTACCTGCTCACCTGCCTGCTCGAATCGGCGCTGACGAGCGACCCGGGCGGCCGGGTCGTCAACGTCTCGTCGGCCCTGCACCGCACAGGCTCCATCCAGTGGTCCGACCCCAACCGCGCCCGCCGCTACTCCCGGCTCGCCGCATACGCCCAATCCCAGCTGGCGCTCACGGTGTTCGCCGCCGATCCGCGCATCACCGCGGTCTCCGTGCACCCGGGGGTATGTGACACAGCGCTGCTCCCGCTGTACGCCCACGAGGGCATCTCGCCCGCCGAGGGTGCGGCGAACGTGGTCCGGCTGTGCGACCCGACCATCGAGATCGTCAACGGTGCCTACTACGACCGCGACACGCGCGTCGAACCGGCCCCGGCCGCGACGGAGGACCGCACCGTCAAGCGCCTGAACAAGCTGGCGGACCTGCTGGTCGGCCACAGCGCTTGA
- the kdpB gene encoding potassium-transporting ATPase subunit KdpB, which produces MYPAAPEQAPPSRPQSSSGPAPGGGARRRAPSGLFEPAQLVRSFPEALRKLHPRILIKNPVLFVVSVGAALTSLSALFHPAVFTWVISAWLWLTVVFANLAEAVAEGRGKAQAESLRRARTDTVALRLLDWRWGTNLRSARTEAVAATALKPLDVVLVEAGEMIPADGDVIDGVAAVDESAVTGESAPVIREAGGDRSGVTGGTTVLSDRIVVRVSARPGHSFLDRMIALVEGANRQKTPNEIALNILLASLTIIFLLVVVTLQPMAEYANAAQSTTVLVALLVTLIPTTIGALLSAIGIAGMDRLVQCNVLAMSGRAVEAAGDVGTLLLDKTGTITLGNREAAAFVPLPGIEEGQLADAAQLSSLADETPEGRSVVVLAKNRYGLRTPAEGELANARWVAFSAQTRMSGVDLRWDNGALCAIRKGAAQQVIDWVQMYGGHVPPEARHFADSVAASGGTPLLVAVHDWDGPRVLGLIHLKDVVKDGIRERFAELRRMGIRSVMITGDNPLTARAIAQEAGLDDYLAEATPEDKLDLIRREQAGGKLVAMTGDGTNDAPALAQADVGVAMNTGTSAAKEAGNMVDLDSNPTKLIEIVEIGKQLLITRGALTTFSITNDVAKYFAIIPAMFAGSYPGLESLNIMGLHSPTSAITSAIIFNALIIVALIPLALRGVRYTPASAHDLLRRNLLLYGLGGLALPFVGIKLIDLLIAQVPGLG; this is translated from the coding sequence ATGTATCCCGCCGCGCCCGAGCAGGCCCCGCCGTCCCGCCCCCAAAGCTCCTCAGGGCCCGCACCAGGAGGAGGAGCCCGGCGCCGTGCTCCGAGCGGCCTCTTCGAACCCGCCCAGCTGGTCCGCTCCTTCCCCGAGGCACTGCGCAAACTGCACCCGAGGATCCTGATCAAGAACCCGGTGTTGTTCGTGGTCAGCGTCGGAGCCGCGCTGACGAGCCTGTCCGCCCTGTTCCACCCGGCCGTCTTCACCTGGGTCATCAGCGCCTGGCTGTGGCTGACGGTGGTCTTCGCCAACCTCGCCGAGGCCGTCGCGGAGGGGCGGGGCAAGGCGCAGGCCGAGTCACTGCGCAGGGCGCGCACGGACACGGTGGCGCTGCGACTGCTCGACTGGCGCTGGGGCACGAACCTGCGCAGCGCCCGCACCGAGGCGGTCGCCGCCACCGCCCTGAAGCCGCTGGACGTCGTGCTGGTCGAGGCGGGCGAGATGATCCCGGCGGACGGCGACGTCATCGACGGCGTCGCCGCGGTGGACGAGTCGGCGGTCACCGGCGAGTCCGCGCCCGTGATCCGGGAGGCGGGCGGTGACCGCAGCGGCGTCACGGGCGGTACGACGGTGCTGTCCGACCGGATCGTCGTGCGCGTCAGCGCACGCCCCGGCCACAGCTTCCTGGACCGGATGATCGCCCTGGTCGAGGGCGCGAACCGGCAGAAGACCCCGAACGAGATCGCCCTGAACATCCTGCTGGCCTCGCTCACGATCATCTTCCTGCTGGTCGTGGTCACCCTCCAGCCGATGGCCGAGTACGCGAACGCGGCCCAGTCGACGACCGTCCTGGTCGCCCTCCTCGTGACCCTCATCCCGACGACCATCGGCGCCCTGCTGTCCGCGATCGGCATCGCGGGCATGGACCGCCTGGTGCAGTGCAACGTGCTCGCCATGTCGGGCCGGGCGGTGGAGGCGGCCGGCGACGTGGGAACCCTGCTGCTCGACAAGACCGGCACCATCACCCTCGGCAACCGCGAGGCCGCCGCGTTCGTGCCACTGCCCGGCATCGAGGAAGGGCAGCTCGCCGACGCCGCGCAGCTCTCCTCACTGGCCGACGAGACGCCCGAGGGGCGCTCGGTCGTCGTACTCGCGAAGAACCGCTACGGCCTGCGGACGCCCGCCGAGGGCGAGTTGGCGAACGCCCGCTGGGTGGCGTTCAGCGCGCAGACCCGGATGAGCGGCGTCGACCTGCGCTGGGACAACGGCGCCCTGTGCGCCATCCGCAAGGGCGCCGCCCAGCAGGTGATCGACTGGGTGCAGATGTACGGCGGTCACGTCCCGCCCGAGGCACGCCACTTCGCCGACTCGGTTGCCGCCTCCGGGGGCACGCCCCTTTTGGTCGCCGTGCACGACTGGGACGGCCCACGCGTGCTGGGGCTGATCCATCTCAAGGACGTCGTCAAGGACGGCATCCGCGAACGCTTCGCCGAACTGCGCCGCATGGGCATCCGCAGCGTCATGATCACCGGCGACAACCCACTCACCGCCCGAGCCATCGCCCAGGAGGCCGGGCTGGACGACTACTTGGCGGAGGCGACCCCCGAGGACAAGCTCGACCTGATCAGACGGGAGCAGGCGGGCGGCAAGCTCGTCGCGATGACCGGCGACGGCACCAACGACGCCCCCGCCCTCGCCCAGGCCGACGTCGGCGTCGCCATGAACACGGGCACGTCGGCCGCCAAGGAGGCCGGCAACATGGTCGACCTCGACTCCAACCCGACCAAGCTCATCGAGATCGTCGAGATCGGCAAGCAACTCCTCATCACCCGGGGCGCCTTGACGACCTTCTCCATCACCAACGACGTCGCCAAGTACTTCGCGATCATCCCGGCAATGTTCGCGGGCTCGTACCCGGGGCTGGAGTCCCTGAACATCATGGGCCTGCACAGCCCGACGTCCGCCATCACCTCCGCCATCATCTTCAACGCCCTGATCATCGTCGCGCTGATCCCGCTCGCCCTGCGCGGCGTGCGCTACACACCCGCGTCGGCGCACGACCTGCTGCGCCGCAACCTGCTGCTGTACGGCCTCGGCGGACTGGCTCTGCCCTTCGTCGGCATCAAACTGATCGACCTGCTGATCGCGCAGGTCCCCGGCCTTGGCTGA
- a CDS encoding Na+/H+ antiporter, translated as MRSVGTVLALVVLATVVSTFARRWRIPAPSLLVVAGLAVALLPGTPQIEISPEIIGLVVLPPLLYASAEEMPWRELRAVWKPVGILAIGLVLASAAAVSAVAVWVTPLSWQMAFVLGAVLASTDPVAVTALGRRLSLPPKVQTLVQAESLFNDATSLVLVRVAAGIAVASAAADWGAAGGQFLILAGGGTLIGAAVAGVIALIRRRTEDPVLETVIALVTPYAAYLLAEVAHTSGVTSCVVAGVVLGGRGDRLTNARIRLQLHAVYGTVVFLLESVVFSLIGLALPAEVRALADGDQGWPLYALAVAGTLIAVRLLWIAPLSAVVQRKGAVGRMNWRIPVVLTWAGTRGVMPLAAALSIPEIAKNGTALADRPLVLVLTTSVVVVTLVVQGFTLAPVVRRSGIALEPAHTEREEAEARSHLAHAGLARLEELAELEAAPDIVLDRLRRGLNARLDDAHERLTGQNGTAVATGSADLVYRQLRRDLIAVETVELQRLYDAHRISDTTRRRLQRSLDLEEARLADA; from the coding sequence ATGCGCAGCGTCGGTACGGTCCTCGCCCTCGTGGTCCTCGCCACGGTGGTCTCGACTTTCGCCCGCCGGTGGCGTATCCCCGCACCTTCCCTGCTGGTCGTCGCCGGTCTGGCGGTGGCCCTGCTGCCGGGCACCCCGCAGATCGAGATCAGCCCCGAGATCATCGGCTTGGTCGTGCTGCCGCCCCTGCTGTACGCGAGTGCGGAGGAGATGCCCTGGCGCGAGCTCCGGGCGGTGTGGAAACCGGTCGGCATCCTCGCCATAGGGCTGGTGCTCGCCTCGGCCGCCGCCGTGAGCGCGGTCGCGGTGTGGGTGACACCGTTGTCCTGGCAGATGGCGTTCGTGCTGGGCGCGGTCCTGGCAAGCACCGACCCGGTGGCCGTCACCGCGCTCGGGCGGCGCCTGTCGCTACCGCCGAAGGTGCAGACCCTGGTCCAAGCGGAGAGCCTCTTCAACGACGCCACCTCCCTGGTGCTGGTCCGGGTGGCGGCCGGCATCGCCGTGGCCTCCGCAGCCGCCGACTGGGGCGCGGCGGGCGGCCAGTTCCTGATCCTGGCCGGCGGCGGCACACTGATCGGCGCCGCGGTCGCCGGCGTGATCGCCCTGATCCGGCGGCGCACCGAGGACCCGGTCCTGGAGACGGTGATCGCGCTGGTCACCCCCTACGCCGCCTACCTGCTCGCGGAGGTCGCGCACACCTCCGGCGTGACCTCGTGCGTGGTCGCCGGTGTCGTCCTCGGTGGCCGGGGCGACCGCCTCACCAACGCCCGCATCCGCCTCCAGCTGCACGCGGTGTACGGCACGGTGGTGTTCCTGCTGGAGAGCGTGGTGTTCTCCCTCATCGGGCTGGCGCTGCCCGCCGAGGTGCGGGCCCTGGCCGACGGCGACCAGGGCTGGCCGCTGTACGCCCTCGCCGTGGCCGGCACACTCATCGCCGTACGGCTGCTGTGGATCGCGCCGCTGTCGGCGGTGGTCCAGCGCAAGGGCGCGGTCGGCCGGATGAACTGGCGGATCCCGGTCGTGCTGACCTGGGCGGGCACCCGGGGCGTGATGCCACTGGCGGCCGCGCTGTCCATCCCGGAGATCGCGAAGAACGGCACCGCCCTCGCCGACCGGCCACTCGTCCTCGTCCTGACCACCTCGGTCGTGGTCGTCACCCTCGTCGTGCAGGGCTTCACCCTCGCCCCGGTCGTCCGCCGCTCCGGCATCGCCCTGGAACCCGCCCACACCGAGCGGGAAGAGGCCGAGGCCCGCTCCCACCTCGCCCACGCCGGCCTCGCCCGCCTGGAGGAGCTCGCAGAACTGGAGGCCGCACCGGACATCGTCCTCGACCGGCTGCGCCGGGGCCTGAACGCCCGCCTCGACGACGCCCACGAGCGCCTGACCGGGCAAAACGGCACCGCGGTCGCGACCGGGTCCGCCGATCTGGTCTACCGCCAGCTCCGCCGCGATCTGATCGCCGTGGAGACGGTGGAACTGCAGCGGCTGTACGACGCCCACCGCATCAGTGACACCACCCGCCGCCGGCTCCAGCGCTCCCTCGACCTGGAGGAGGCCCGGCTGGCGGACGCCTAA
- a CDS encoding sensor histidine kinase, which translates to MSDVRPGRLKVYLGAAPGVGKTYRMLDEGRRRAARGADVVVGFAEPHGRPHTEAMLDGLETVPRAACTYRGGRFEEMDLAALLARHPQVAIVDEFAHTNVPGEGRNAKRWQDIETLLDAGIDVITALNIQHLASLNDVVEKITGVPQHETLPDEVVRRAWQIELVDMPPEGLRRRMAHGNVYAPEKVDAALANYFRPGNLTALRQLALLWVADRVDEALQEYRSQHGIGGVWETRERVVVALTGGPEGDTLIRRAARIADRSAGGDLLAVHVARSDGLADGVSHASLARQRRLVEDLGGSYHSVVGDDVATTLVEFARAENATQLVLGTSRRGRLARFLTGPGTGETVTELSGDIDVHRVTHERAGRGTLLPSRRRTLSTARMIAGPVTGLVLPVLLTIVLAQLRGTLNLTSEALLFLLAVVGVACIGGVASAVIASITASLLLNYWFIPPIGAFTLDDPNALLALAVFAVVAATVAAVVDRSLRLSRRSARATAEAETMSSLAGSIVRGEATIPALLERTRETFCMESAGLVDEPPDEAGVTAVPAGPGAWLALRGRTLSSSERRVLAAFAAHVGSAVERARLAEAAAEVEPVKAADRLRTALLRAVGHDLRTPLAAGWAAVASLRSRDVEFSPEDRDELLATADESMAKLNRLVENLLDLSRLEAGALTLNLRATTLEEVLPMALADVCDVDVADLEEIPAVLADPPLLERVIANLVTNAARHTPSGSRVLVTASALAGRVELRVVDRGPGLPTEGREHLFEPFQRLGDTDNTTGLGLGLALARGLTEAMNGTLSPEDTPGGGLTMVVSLPFAAQPLSVVPTEQSAGGA; encoded by the coding sequence ATGAGTGACGTACGGCCCGGACGACTGAAGGTCTACCTTGGGGCAGCCCCGGGAGTCGGCAAGACCTACCGCATGCTCGACGAGGGGCGGCGCCGAGCCGCCCGCGGGGCGGACGTGGTGGTGGGGTTCGCGGAGCCCCACGGGCGCCCGCACACCGAGGCGATGCTCGACGGACTGGAGACCGTCCCCCGAGCGGCCTGCACCTACCGCGGCGGACGGTTCGAGGAGATGGACCTGGCCGCGCTGCTCGCCCGTCACCCCCAGGTGGCGATCGTCGACGAGTTCGCGCACACCAACGTGCCCGGCGAGGGCCGCAACGCCAAGCGCTGGCAGGACATCGAGACCCTGCTCGACGCGGGCATCGACGTCATCACCGCGCTGAACATCCAGCACCTGGCCTCCCTCAACGACGTGGTCGAGAAGATCACCGGGGTGCCGCAGCACGAGACGCTGCCCGACGAGGTCGTACGGCGCGCCTGGCAGATCGAACTGGTGGACATGCCGCCCGAGGGGCTGCGACGGCGCATGGCGCACGGCAACGTCTACGCCCCGGAGAAGGTCGACGCCGCCCTCGCCAACTACTTCCGGCCCGGAAACCTCACCGCGCTGCGGCAGTTGGCGCTGCTGTGGGTGGCCGACCGGGTCGACGAGGCGCTGCAGGAGTACCGCTCGCAGCACGGCATCGGCGGGGTGTGGGAGACCCGGGAGCGGGTGGTCGTCGCGCTGACCGGAGGGCCGGAGGGCGACACGCTGATCCGGCGGGCGGCCCGGATCGCCGACCGGTCAGCGGGAGGGGATCTGCTCGCCGTGCACGTGGCCCGCAGCGACGGGCTCGCGGACGGCGTCTCGCACGCCTCGCTGGCCCGTCAGCGCAGACTGGTGGAGGACCTCGGGGGCAGCTACCACTCGGTGGTCGGCGACGACGTGGCCACCACGCTGGTGGAGTTCGCCCGTGCCGAGAACGCCACCCAGCTGGTCCTGGGCACCAGCCGCCGTGGCCGGCTGGCCCGGTTCCTCACCGGCCCGGGCACGGGGGAGACCGTGACCGAGCTGTCCGGCGACATCGACGTCCACCGGGTCACCCACGAGCGCGCCGGCCGCGGCACCCTGCTCCCGTCACGACGCCGCACCCTGTCGACGGCCCGGATGATCGCCGGTCCGGTGACCGGCCTGGTACTGCCGGTGCTCCTCACGATCGTCCTCGCCCAACTGCGCGGGACGCTGAACCTGACCAGCGAGGCCCTGCTGTTCCTGCTCGCCGTAGTGGGCGTGGCCTGCATAGGCGGGGTCGCCTCGGCGGTCATCGCCTCGATCACGGCCTCCCTGCTGCTCAACTACTGGTTCATCCCGCCCATCGGCGCCTTCACCCTCGACGACCCGAACGCCCTGCTCGCCCTGGCGGTGTTCGCGGTCGTCGCTGCCACCGTGGCCGCCGTCGTCGACCGCTCCCTGCGCCTGTCGCGCCGCTCCGCCCGCGCGACGGCCGAGGCGGAGACCATGTCGTCCCTGGCCGGCAGCATCGTGCGCGGAGAAGCGACCATTCCCGCCCTGCTGGAGCGGACCCGCGAGACCTTCTGCATGGAATCGGCGGGCCTGGTGGACGAGCCGCCCGACGAAGCGGGCGTGACAGCCGTGCCCGCCGGTCCCGGAGCCTGGCTCGCGCTGCGGGGTCGCACCCTGTCGTCGTCCGAGCGGCGGGTGCTGGCCGCGTTCGCCGCCCACGTCGGATCGGCGGTCGAACGGGCCCGGCTCGCCGAGGCCGCAGCCGAGGTGGAGCCGGTCAAGGCCGCAGACCGCCTGCGCACGGCCCTGCTGCGGGCCGTCGGTCACGACCTGCGCACCCCGCTCGCGGCCGGCTGGGCCGCGGTGGCCTCGCTGCGCAGCCGGGACGTCGAGTTCTCCCCGGAGGATCGGGACGAACTCCTGGCCACCGCCGACGAGTCCATGGCCAAGCTCAACCGTCTCGTGGAGAACCTCCTCGACCTCAGCCGCCTGGAAGCGGGCGCCCTCACACTGAACCTCCGGGCCACCACCCTGGAGGAGGTCCTCCCGATGGCACTCGCGGACGTCTGCGACGTGGACGTGGCGGACCTGGAGGAGATCCCGGCGGTGCTCGCCGACCCGCCGCTGCTGGAACGGGTGATCGCCAACCTGGTCACCAACGCCGCCCGCCACACGCCCTCGGGCAGCAGAGTGCTGGTCACCGCCAGCGCCCTCGCCGGCCGGGTGGAGCTGAGGGTCGTGGACCGGGGACCCGGCCTGCCCACAGAGGGCCGCGAGCATCTCTTCGAGCCCTTCCAGCGGCTCGGCGACACCGACAACACCACCGGCCTCGGTCTCGGACTGGCCCTCGCCCGCGGCCTGACCGAAGCCATGAACGGCACCCTCAGCCCCGAGGACACCCCCGGCGGCGGCCTCACGATGGTGGTGTCGCTGCCCTTCGCCGCACAGCCCTTGAGCGTTGTACCGACCGAGCAGAGCGCAGGAGGTGCGTGA
- a CDS encoding DUF4118 domain-containing protein: protein MGRDRAMFWTWPLRDRLALAAGLAAPFLVALALVPFRTSLSHTNAALILVVVVVAVAALGSRSAGVVAALSAAAWFDFFLTRPYETFDITASRDIETAVLLLVVGLIVSQLAARARRLEVITVTDAAYLSRIHRVATLDADTVVDEVRRELTELLGLNACRFQYGTLLGQPPRLHNDGSMTVGRRSWDVDAAGWPEGEIELRVHGNARYLGRFMLTPGPGSVPPLQARLVAATLADQTGAALDTSGPAG from the coding sequence ATGGGAAGAGACCGTGCCATGTTCTGGACCTGGCCGCTGCGGGACCGGCTCGCCCTGGCGGCGGGTCTCGCTGCTCCCTTCCTGGTGGCGCTAGCGCTCGTGCCCTTCCGCACGAGCCTGTCGCACACGAACGCTGCCCTCATCCTCGTCGTGGTGGTCGTCGCGGTGGCTGCGCTGGGCAGCCGTTCGGCGGGTGTGGTGGCCGCGCTGTCGGCGGCGGCCTGGTTCGACTTCTTCCTCACCCGGCCGTACGAGACCTTCGACATCACCGCCTCCAGGGACATCGAGACGGCGGTCCTGCTGCTGGTCGTAGGTCTGATCGTGTCCCAACTGGCGGCCCGGGCCCGCCGCCTGGAGGTGATCACGGTCACGGACGCCGCCTACCTCTCGCGCATCCACCGCGTCGCGACCCTCGACGCAGATACCGTCGTCGACGAGGTCCGCCGTGAACTCACCGAACTCCTCGGCCTGAACGCTTGCCGTTTCCAGTACGGCACCCTGCTGGGACAGCCGCCCCGGCTGCACAACGACGGCAGCATGACGGTGGGCAGGCGCTCCTGGGACGTGGACGCCGCGGGATGGCCCGAGGGTGAGATCGAGCTGCGCGTCCACGGCAACGCCCGCTACCTCGGCCGTTTTATGCTGACCCCGGGGCCGGGCTCCGTACCCCCGCTCCAGGCCAGGCTGGTCGCGGCGACGCTGGCCGATCAGACGGGGGCCGCTCTGGACACGTCGGGGCCGGCCGGCTGA